A stretch of Planctomycetota bacterium DNA encodes these proteins:
- the larE gene encoding ATP-dependent sacrificial sulfur transferase LarE — protein MGSVLVAFSGGVDSTFLLKVARDVLGDRAVAVTALSESFPEAERRESERLARLIGARQIFVETKELDREGYRANAPDRCFFCKDELFTRLAPLAEREGCRYVVYGEIADDRADHRPGARAARLHRVRAPLAEAGLTKLEIRRLSRDLGLPTWDKPSMACLSSRIPYGSEVTPEKLRVVEQAEDVLRGLGLRQFRVRHHDTIARLELDPRDFEEIVRSPVRDLVVGRLKELGFRYVALDLQGYRTGSLNEGVVPPAATRADDGAGGRP, from the coding sequence ATGGGAAGCGTTCTCGTCGCCTTCTCGGGCGGCGTGGACAGCACCTTCCTGCTCAAGGTCGCGCGCGACGTCCTCGGGGACCGCGCGGTCGCGGTCACGGCGCTGAGCGAGTCCTTTCCGGAGGCCGAGCGCCGCGAATCCGAGCGGCTGGCCCGGCTGATCGGCGCCCGACAGATCTTCGTCGAGACGAAGGAGCTCGACCGGGAGGGCTACCGCGCCAACGCTCCGGACCGGTGCTTCTTCTGCAAAGACGAGCTTTTCACCCGCCTGGCGCCCCTGGCGGAGCGGGAGGGCTGCCGGTACGTCGTCTACGGGGAGATCGCCGACGACCGCGCGGATCACCGGCCCGGAGCGCGGGCGGCGCGCCTGCACCGCGTGCGGGCGCCTCTGGCCGAGGCCGGCCTGACCAAGCTCGAGATCCGCCGGCTCTCCCGCGATCTCGGGCTTCCCACGTGGGACAAGCCCTCCATGGCCTGCCTTTCTTCGCGTATCCCGTACGGGAGCGAGGTGACGCCGGAGAAGCTCCGGGTCGTGGAGCAGGCCGAGGACGTCCTTCGGGGTCTGGGGCTGCGCCAGTTCCGCGTGCGTCACCATGACACGATCGCGCGCCTGGAGCTCGATCCGAGGGATTTCGAGGAGATCGTGCGGTCGCCCGTGCGGGATCTGGTGGTCGGGCGGCTCAAGGAACTGGGGTTCCGATACGTCGCCCTCGACCTTCAGGGGTATCGGACGGGAAGCCTCAACGAAGGAGTCGTGCCTCCCGCGGCTACGCGCGCGGATGATGGCGCCGGTGGACGGCCTTGA
- a CDS encoding tyrosine recombinase XerC — MQDRIEEFLTHLEVERGYSAHTRQAYRRDLSFFRGPLSREGIRAYFAALRTCRTRASGLARAAASLRSFLRFLGREDLLSHVPTPKIPRLLPNPLSRDQVEALLEAPSSGPLAARDRALAELLYACGLRASEVAGLRRSDAHLDAGYVRCLGKGSKERVIPLGRPAREALAAYLAEDPEAPPDAPLFRSLRGGPLARETVWRIVRKLARRGGIDRRAYPHAVRHSFATHLVENGADLRYVQEMLGHAKISTTQIYTQVDQARLKAVHRRHHPRA; from the coding sequence ATGCAGGACCGGATCGAGGAATTCCTCACGCATCTGGAGGTGGAGCGCGGATACAGCGCCCACACCCGGCAGGCGTACCGCCGCGATCTCTCGTTTTTCCGCGGGCCGCTCTCCCGCGAGGGGATCCGCGCCTATTTCGCCGCCCTCCGGACGTGCCGGACGCGCGCGTCGGGCCTGGCCCGCGCGGCCGCGAGCCTCCGCTCGTTCCTCCGTTTCCTGGGGCGGGAGGACCTCCTCTCGCACGTCCCGACGCCGAAGATTCCCCGCCTCCTCCCCAATCCTCTGTCCCGGGATCAGGTCGAGGCGCTCCTCGAAGCCCCGTCCTCGGGACCGCTGGCCGCCCGCGACCGGGCGCTCGCCGAGCTTCTCTACGCCTGCGGCCTGCGCGCCTCGGAGGTGGCCGGCCTGAGACGATCGGACGCGCATCTGGACGCGGGCTACGTGCGCTGCCTGGGCAAGGGGTCCAAGGAACGCGTGATTCCCCTCGGCCGGCCCGCCCGGGAGGCCCTCGCGGCGTACCTGGCGGAGGATCCCGAGGCGCCCCCGGACGCTCCCCTGTTCCGCAGTCTCCGGGGCGGACCCCTCGCGCGGGAAACCGTCTGGAGGATCGTCCGCAAGCTCGCGCGCCGGGGGGGAATCGACCGCCGCGCCTATCCCCACGCGGTGCGCCACTCCTTCGCCACGCACCTCGTCGAGAACGGGGCCGACCTGCGCTACGTTCAGGAAATGCTCGGGCACGCGAAGATTTCGACGACTCAGATCTACACGCAGGTGGACCAGGCGCGCCTCAAGGCCGTCCACCGGCGCCATCATCCGCGCGCGTAG
- a CDS encoding peptidylprolyl isomerase, with protein sequence MPLLRVFAPALILAAWSACSGGGPERPADPARATRPAPPETAIRPQDANGADGPLPGVLADGIAARINNEIITWKDVDDSLRNVKGEITPELRLSKRRELAEEKLFLQAARQHGVQVSEQELEDYLRRERKNFRDEDDFERWLRLQGITRTEYRELRRRTYLVFKLYRHLLQKSFTNPDEKTPGLMIDSVPPEEIRRYYDNHREQFKAIENVSAVRVAFQFSTEREKEYKRALAESVLRKLQEGADPYLVAHFYSDVRRGAGGEVILRGVSREDASKFFSPATVRLLFDTMKVGETSDIVEDGSTLNIFRLEQRINQREETFAEAQGRIRSFLENQKREENRRKLRDHLVRQAYVWPPDLFASE encoded by the coding sequence ATGCCCCTTCTGCGCGTTTTCGCGCCCGCGCTGATCCTGGCCGCCTGGAGCGCGTGTTCGGGCGGCGGTCCGGAACGCCCGGCGGATCCCGCGCGGGCGACCCGCCCCGCGCCGCCGGAGACGGCGATCCGGCCGCAGGACGCCAACGGGGCCGACGGCCCGCTGCCGGGCGTGCTCGCCGACGGCATCGCCGCGCGGATCAACAACGAGATCATCACCTGGAAGGACGTGGACGACAGCCTCCGGAACGTGAAAGGGGAGATTACGCCGGAGCTTCGCCTGTCGAAACGTCGCGAGCTGGCCGAAGAGAAACTTTTCCTTCAGGCCGCCCGCCAGCACGGCGTCCAGGTGAGCGAGCAGGAGCTTGAGGATTATCTGCGCCGGGAACGCAAGAACTTCCGGGACGAGGACGACTTCGAGCGATGGCTGCGCCTTCAGGGGATCACCCGCACCGAATACCGGGAACTGCGGCGGCGGACGTACCTGGTCTTCAAGCTCTACCGGCATTTGCTCCAGAAGTCGTTCACGAACCCGGACGAGAAGACGCCCGGCCTCATGATCGACTCCGTGCCTCCGGAGGAAATTCGCCGCTACTACGACAACCACCGCGAGCAGTTCAAGGCGATCGAGAACGTCAGCGCGGTGCGGGTGGCCTTCCAGTTCTCCACGGAGCGCGAGAAGGAATATAAGCGCGCCCTCGCTGAGTCCGTGCTGCGGAAGCTCCAGGAAGGGGCGGATCCTTACCTCGTGGCGCATTTCTATTCGGATGTCCGGCGGGGCGCGGGCGGCGAAGTGATCCTGCGGGGCGTGTCGCGCGAGGACGCCTCGAAGTTTTTCTCGCCGGCCACGGTGCGGCTCCTTTTCGACACGATGAAGGTGGGAGAGACGAGCGACATCGTGGAGGACGGATCGACGCTGAACATCTTCCGGCTCGAGCAACGCATCAACCAGCGGGAGGAGACCTTCGCCGAGGCGCAGGGCCGGATCCGGAGCTTCCTCGAGAACCAGAAGCGGGAGGAGAACCGCCGGAAGCTTCGCGACCATCTGGTGCGACAGGCGTACGTGTGGCCTCCGGACCTTTTCGCCTCCGAATGA
- a CDS encoding YggS family pyridoxal phosphate enzyme, translated as MDRARLRENLEKVRGRIAEACRRAGRDPAGVTLVVVTKSAPVELIPELAALGVTDVGEHRPLEGLRRVGPLRQFRRHMIGHIQTNKLRRTLEWAEIIHSLDRPALVEAMARTEPKRPVYVQVNVSGEATKGGYRPEEVPAAVAAARGAGLEVLGLMTMAPRGGDARGCFRRLRELAAREGLAGLSMGMSEDFEAAVEEGSTCVRIGSAVFEGVRV; from the coding sequence ATGGATCGGGCGCGGCTGCGGGAGAACCTGGAGAAGGTGCGCGGGCGGATCGCCGAGGCCTGCCGTCGCGCGGGGCGCGACCCGGCGGGCGTGACGCTGGTGGTGGTAACCAAATCGGCGCCCGTGGAACTTATTCCTGAGCTGGCCGCTCTGGGGGTCACCGACGTGGGAGAGCACCGTCCGCTCGAAGGCCTGCGCCGGGTCGGGCCGCTGCGCCAGTTCCGGAGACACATGATCGGCCACATTCAGACCAACAAACTGCGCAGGACGCTCGAATGGGCGGAAATAATTCATTCGCTCGATCGTCCGGCCCTCGTGGAGGCCATGGCCCGGACGGAGCCCAAGCGGCCGGTCTACGTGCAGGTGAACGTCTCGGGCGAAGCCACGAAGGGAGGCTATCGCCCGGAGGAGGTTCCCGCGGCGGTCGCCGCGGCCCGCGGAGCGGGTCTTGAGGTGCTCGGCTTGATGACGATGGCTCCCCGCGGGGGCGATGCCCGCGGCTGCTTCCGGCGGCTGCGCGAGCTGGCGGCGCGCGAAGGGCTCGCGGGGCTCTCGATGGGGATGTCCGAGGATTTCGAGGCCGCCGTCGAGGAGGGATCCACCTGCGTTCGGATCGGCAGCGCGGTTTTCGAGGGCGTTCGGGTATAA